One genomic window of Anaerolineae bacterium includes the following:
- a CDS encoding transposase yields MTHTNLTLTDQDTRNEAVERLTTYSPFQATGYDCTTDMLFDVLVKAAVTKQTIEAVCQDLDVVGGETIRGYLKEQVRVDDLHGLERQVNEALVAGLPRRIRKPKLEVAIDLHDEPFYGHEAGLVALTCGGRANKGTTRFFRLATAYLIFKDMRLTLGLLFVRPEDDLAELVAALLRRLRILGLKIKRLYLDKGFCAIPVLRYLQHSGWPTIVACPIRGKSGGTRALCQGRASYRTEHTFKSHPYGAYTVPVAIVRTYTSRRRSQRKKRRATWLVFVILNCRLHPNTVRKYYRRRFGIETSYRCMRQVRAWTTSRNGALRFWLMSLGFILVNLWIELRWRFCQLKQQGRRQINIKRFELQRMLCFINRAIDKIYGVVSFITADVAPLGI; encoded by the coding sequence ATGACACACACCAATCTCACGTTAACCGATCAAGATACCCGGAACGAAGCAGTCGAACGATTAACAACCTATTCTCCATTTCAAGCGACTGGCTATGACTGTACGACCGACATGCTATTCGATGTTCTGGTCAAAGCAGCGGTGACGAAACAAACCATCGAAGCGGTGTGCCAAGACCTGGATGTTGTGGGCGGCGAAACAATCCGCGGCTATTTGAAAGAACAGGTGCGGGTTGATGATCTGCACGGATTGGAACGACAGGTCAATGAAGCGTTAGTGGCCGGATTACCCCGGCGTATCCGGAAACCGAAGTTAGAAGTGGCGATTGATTTGCATGATGAACCGTTCTATGGTCACGAGGCGGGGTTAGTGGCCCTCACCTGTGGAGGCCGGGCCAACAAAGGAACGACCCGTTTTTTTCGACTGGCCACGGCCTATCTGATCTTCAAAGATATGCGTCTGACCTTGGGGCTGCTGTTTGTCCGACCGGAAGATGATCTGGCTGAATTGGTGGCGGCTTTACTCCGGCGGTTACGTATTTTGGGTCTCAAGATCAAACGGTTGTATCTGGATAAAGGCTTTTGTGCCATTCCTGTCTTGCGGTATCTCCAACACAGCGGCTGGCCGACCATTGTGGCTTGCCCTATCCGGGGCAAGAGCGGCGGTACGCGTGCTTTGTGCCAGGGGCGGGCCAGTTACCGAACCGAACATACCTTCAAAAGCCACCCTTATGGGGCTTATACCGTGCCGGTCGCCATCGTGCGAACCTACACCTCTCGCCGACGCAGTCAACGAAAAAAACGACGAGCTACCTGGTTGGTCTTTGTCATTCTGAATTGTCGCCTGCATCCTAACACGGTGCGCAAATATTATCGACGTCGGTTTGGCATTGAAACCAGTTATCGCTGTATGCGACAGGTGCGGGCCTGGACGACCTCACGTAATGGCGCCTTGCGTTTCTGGTTGATGAGTTTGGGCTTCATCCTGGTCAACCTGTGGATCGAACTGCGCTGGCGCTTTTGTCAGCTAAAACAACAAGGCCGTCGCCAGATCAATATCAAACGATTTGAACTGCAACGAATGCTCTGCTTCATCAACCGGGCCATTGACAAAATCTATGGGGTTGTCTCGTTTATCACTGCTGATGTCGCCCCTTTAGGAATATGA
- a CDS encoding PQQ-binding-like beta-propeller repeat protein, which translates to MTFWNQREQNPQRIAFVNAQLQFPLEPLWMSDLGSTVSLLSPPIVVEGIVFICSTRQLYAFNLKTGDSLWAFNPQAELAMKGTPAFCQDRIFFSDSIGVRYSLDAYTGQLRWRDHKPRTTNEAFCVYDNKLFTTFTWRENDNNEQGCMALGLDGKILWQFHTPNLVPMKGVAAKDNHLVFGDRSGQIWALDIENGKEIWSVRINEIFDLQPYQTSKERIRLLSLPVIIEDILLAQVHRAMFVALNLENGNLLWHRQTGLLPGFSEQALIFLEQNRNQLCHIDILTGEIHKATEPSVPRLVHAEAKRALVVGNTYIVGTNQPQGLFAYDIGSGQLLWRFETELESSGFSSAPAFSDNKLVIGSDAGKIYCFG; encoded by the coding sequence ATGACTTTTTGGAATCAGCGAGAACAAAATCCACAACGTATTGCTTTCGTCAATGCCCAACTTCAGTTTCCATTAGAACCACTGTGGATGTCAGATTTGGGTTCTACAGTATCTCTACTGTCACCACCTATTGTAGTCGAGGGTATTGTCTTTATCTGTTCAACTAGGCAACTCTATGCTTTCAATTTGAAGACCGGGGACTCATTATGGGCATTTAACCCTCAAGCTGAATTAGCCATGAAAGGGACTCCAGCTTTTTGTCAAGATCGAATATTTTTTTCTGACTCGATAGGAGTGCGGTATAGTTTGGATGCCTATACAGGACAGTTACGGTGGCGGGATCACAAACCCAGGACTACCAACGAAGCTTTTTGTGTTTATGATAACAAACTCTTTACTACATTCACCTGGCGTGAAAATGATAACAATGAGCAAGGCTGTATGGCGTTGGGTTTAGATGGAAAAATTTTGTGGCAATTCCATACACCAAATTTAGTCCCGATGAAAGGGGTAGCAGCTAAAGATAATCATTTGGTATTCGGTGATCGGTCAGGACAGATATGGGCACTTGATATTGAAAATGGAAAAGAAATATGGTCTGTTAGAATTAATGAGATTTTTGATCTACAGCCGTATCAAACCTCGAAGGAAAGAATAAGGCTATTGAGTCTACCTGTCATCATTGAGGATATCCTACTTGCACAAGTCCATCGAGCTATGTTTGTGGCTCTAAATCTTGAAAACGGTAACTTACTATGGCATCGTCAAACAGGTTTGTTGCCTGGTTTTAGTGAACAGGCTTTGATTTTTCTCGAACAAAACAGAAACCAGTTATGTCATATTGATATATTGACGGGGGAGATACACAAAGCGACTGAACCTTCCGTGCCTCGATTAGTGCATGCTGAGGCAAAGCGGGCATTAGTTGTAGGTAATACCTATATTGTGGGTACCAACCAGCCCCAAGGATTGTTTGCCTATGACATTGGAAGCGGCCAATTACTCTGGAGATTTGAAACCGAATTGGAAAGTTCTGGTTTTTCTTCCGCACCTGCATTTTCTGATAACAAATTAGTAATCGGAAGTGATGCTGGTAAGATTTACTGTTTTGGATAA